From Paenibacillus sp. PvR098:
GAGACGGTTGCCGTAAGCTCGTCCTCAAGAAAGCCGTCTGGAGCGAACGCTGCTGAAACCATCCCTGGACAAGCAGCCAAGGCTATCGTATAGGATAAAAAGGAGAGGATTTCGTCGGGAGCGCAAGTTTCCGATGAAGTCCTTTCCATTTCTAGCTATGAGAAAGGGTGAGGTCGATGAAGGAAATTTCGGCCGGAGGCGTCGTGTTCCGCAAGCTCGGGGATGACTTGCAGGTGCAAATGATTCAGGACCGGTACGGTAAAATAACGCTGCCTAAAGGGAAGATGGAGCCCGGCGAGACGATCGAACAAACCGCCCTCCGCGAAATTGCTGAGGAAACGGGGATCATCGGCACGATTGTGCAGCCGCTGGAGAAAATTACGTATCAATTTACGTTGTCCGGCGTAGGCTTAGTGGATAAAGAGGTACACTATTATTTGGTAGAGGCAACGGGTGGATCGCTGCAGGCCCAAGTAGAGGAAATTCGCGGTGTAGAGTGGCTCGATCCGATTACTGCTTGGCAGCAGCAGACACAGTCTGGGTATGGAAATAACGATTCGGTTCTAAAAAAAGCGCTGGAAGCGCTGGGATATGAGGTGAGGTAAATGACCGGATTTGATGTGAAAGCATTGCCTTCCTACATTGACCATACGCTGCTTAAAGCGGATGCAGACCATGATGCGATTCTCAAGCTCTGTGAAGAGGCGAAGCAGTACGGGTTTTACAGCGTATGCGTGAACGGTGTTTGGGTTCCGCTTTGCCGTGAGCTTCTGCAGGATTCCGTCGTGAAGATCAGCGTCGTATGCGGATTTCCGCTAGGAGCCAGCGACACTAAGGTAAAAGCCTTTGAAGCGGCTAAAGCGGTTGAACAAGGAGCTAATGAAATCGACATGGTGCTTCAAATCGGGAAGCTGATACAAGGCGATCATGACGCGGTCCGTGACGATATCCGTGCAGTGGTAAAAGCTGTAGAGGGACAAGCGATTGTCAAGGTCATTTTCGAAACGGGCGTTTTGACGGATGAGCAAAAAACAGCCGCCTGCCGCCTATCCGAGGAAGCGGGAGCCCAATATGTAAAAACGTCAACCGGCTTTGGGAAAGGCGGAGCGACGCTTGAGGATGTGGCACTCATGCGCCGGAGCGTATCCTCTTCGATCGGAGTAAAAGCGTCCGGAGGCGTTCGTGACCTGGAAACCGCAATGAAAATGATCGAAGCAGGTGCGACCAGACTCGGGACGAGCTCAGGTGTTGCATTGATGACAGGGCTTGCGGGCTCTTCGTCTTATTAATTTGTTGGAGGCTTGAGCTATGGCAGTCGTTTATTTACAGAAAAAAAGAAAGAAGCGTCTTGAGGAAGGCCACCCTTGGGTATTCCGTTCGGAAATCGAACGGGTGGAGGGGGAAGCCGTTCCTGGCCGGCTTGCTTCCATACATACGCATACCGGCCAGTTTGTTGCGGCCGGCTACTACAATCCGGCTTCGCAGATTGCGGTCCGGGTTGTTTCTTATGAGCCGTTGGAGGAAATAAACC
This genomic window contains:
- a CDS encoding NUDIX domain-containing protein, which produces MKEISAGGVVFRKLGDDLQVQMIQDRYGKITLPKGKMEPGETIEQTALREIAEETGIIGTIVQPLEKITYQFTLSGVGLVDKEVHYYLVEATGGSLQAQVEEIRGVEWLDPITAWQQQTQSGYGNNDSVLKKALEALGYEVR
- the deoC gene encoding deoxyribose-phosphate aldolase, with the protein product MTGFDVKALPSYIDHTLLKADADHDAILKLCEEAKQYGFYSVCVNGVWVPLCRELLQDSVVKISVVCGFPLGASDTKVKAFEAAKAVEQGANEIDMVLQIGKLIQGDHDAVRDDIRAVVKAVEGQAIVKVIFETGVLTDEQKTAACRLSEEAGAQYVKTSTGFGKGGATLEDVALMRRSVSSSIGVKASGGVRDLETAMKMIEAGATRLGTSSGVALMTGLAGSSSY